AGGATCAgaggaaataatataaaaatgccaTGAAAACTATGAACTGCATTCCATTTAGCTAAAACTGTCAGCATACTCTGTTCTCTAGGTGTTGGGTTTGTTGGTGACTGTATGGAATCAGGATTGCACTATTCTCACGTTGTCCTGAGTCCCACACATGGTGTCTCTGTGCCTGTCATCACTGTCTGTCATGCCCACGCAGCTCCTCTTTCCATGTGCTTCCATGTCTGTAAGGCTTTCTGAATTTCAGTAAAAGGCAGCTAAAATGACTCCTGAACTTGGAAATAATTCCCAACTATACATTTTAATGAGATCCAATATATAGGTCAGCTGTAGAACAGTTTTGTTAAGTGTTGATATTTAAAGTCTGAATGAGGTTTGTCATCTTACAGTTTAGTCAAGACAGCTAAGTTGCTCAAGTCTTTATCTCACAGTTTAATGCAGGTATCTTATGTGTAATTTCTCACCATTGGACTGCTGAAGTTTTTCCTTCATACGCAGGTGTTCACGTAAACATAATTTCCCGACATCGAGTCCCACCCTTCTTATTAAAAGCATGTTTACAACGTTTGGGATGGAGCAGTGCAGAAGGGACGACTATGACCCCGATGCAAGCCTGGAGTACAGCGAAGAGGAAACCTACCAGCAGTTCTTGGACTTTTATGATGACGTGCTCCCTGAGTTCAAGAATGTGGGAAAAGTGATCCAGTTTAAGGTGGGCACGAGCAGTGCACGTGAAGGAGGGAGTGGGAAAGCGAGGGTGCAGGCTCTGCCTCTATGTCATGTccatgcataaatatatatattttatgacaCACATatatggtgctaatggtaaagaacctacctgtcaatgcaggagacataagagatgtgggttcaatccctgggtcaagaagatcccctggaggagggcatggcaacccacaccagtattcttgcctggaatcccatggacaggggtgcctggcggcctacagtccatagagtcgcagagtcggacagactgaaacaacttagcatgcatgcacatgtatatGTGCGCTGTGGGTATTGGGTCTATGTAGACAGGGGTGCCCATGTCTGGGTGTATTTGGAATGCGAAGGATTTGCCCAACCTCAGGAGAGTGCTGATCTATATGATGGAGGAGGGAGAACAGGATGGAAGGGCCTTAACTGGGTCtttcatgttttatgtatttaaacaTGCTCAgtcaaaaatggaaaatgttagtATTAAATCTGGGTGATGTATATAGGGGCTGATTACTagtctctgtattttttttcttttttttaatagtctatTTTTATGCATGTGTGTAACATTTTATATCTTTGAACAAAAAAAGGATCAGGTAATTGCCTGCAACACTGCTATGTGCTGAAGTATGCCTTAAATAGATGTGAGCATGGGGTAGTatcttaattttgaaatttttgattGATAACATCTTATGGTAATGTCGGCCTGGACAGAAGTACGTATGATGACTGGAGGGCTTCTTTTCCTTacgtttttgtcttttttttagtaAATCAGTTCTTCGTTGCTCCTTAGGTCAGCTGCAACTTGGAACCTCATCTGAGGGGCAATGTGTATGTTCAGTATCAATCGTAAGTATTCTGAACATAAACAGCTTCACATTTTGTCACAGTACAGTGTTGTGACTTACATTGAcatgtgggatttttttccctGACTATATAGCTTTCATATGcatgggttggtttttttttttttttttggctgcactgaagggcatgcaggatcttagttccctaaccagggatcgagcttgtgccccatgcattggaagctcagagtctttaaACCACTggaacagggaagtccctgcatggtatttttaaaagtgtaaatatTAGGAGCTGAtctagaaatacagaaaagattagaaaattatatatttgtatttcattctttgtatacTTAGAGTTTTTAATCTTTTGCAATATAGTGAATTTTTtacttatataattttaataattaaaacacaAACTGAAAAGGGATAACCAGaatagagaacagaaaaggaTAAATCGAAAGAGTGAGAAATTAAAGCCCCAAATAATTTCAGTGTGCATTTTGCCTGCTAAGAGAGCAGCTAGTGTGTCATTTATGCTCGTCATGTTGTTTGCCTGCGCGGAGCCATGGCTAATGGGGTAAATTAACCATTGTAATAGGAAGGACAGCGATCTGAGCTGAGAAAGAACAGGCACTGACAGTGGAAAACACTTCTGCATTTTTAATGGTCCAGTCTTTTGGTTTAAGAAGCTTTGACTCAAGCTGGTTTCCATGCATCAGAATCTCTGAGAGgttagttagaaaaaaaaaaaggtttctgaaTAAATTGTGAGCTTCAGGAGCTTGAATGCTGTAATGAGGACTCCCTAGGTAGCACAGAAGCAGTGAGCTTGGTGGCCCTCTGGTAAACAAATAGAAGAGTTTAGTTAACGATAGGATTAATCTACATATTAGAAAGTTACTCTATAAAGTTACATCCTTTGTGGTTTAAAGGGAAGAAGAATGCCAAGCAGCCCTTTCTCTGTTTAATGGACGGTGGTACGCAGGACGACAGCTTCAGTGTGAATTCTGCCCAGTGACCCGATGGAAAATGGCAATTTGTGGTAAATAcaacatgatttttttcccccaactgtTCTACTGTCATATAAAGTGATATTCTTGGGGGGAGAGGGGAAAGCAACCTTTTAAAGGAGTGGAGATTAGCTTTTGCCTCACCTGGTAGATGAACAGAGACCACTATATAAAGTACATCACATTTTAGACCTGTAACCGACCTTGTGGGTCACTTTATGGATGCAGTGACTGGGGGCATGGTGTATAGGTGACAAGGTAAGTGCTCAAAGTCCTAGGCTCTGCAGGAAGCCTGAGAAGTTGTGTCTATGTTTTTTATTCATTGGGTCCTCACTTgagctgtttttttcccccatctttaTCCCTAATGAACCTTGTCATCTTTGCCACCTAAAACAGTACCTGTAACACTTCCTGCCTTATTGAAATACAAACTTTTGTGCCTTAGAGATTGATTATAGCTTTGGAACCTGGTCAGGGCACATTCAGTCAGACTGACTCATCAGATAGTGGCTGCCGAATCAGGAAATGAGTCAGTCTTTGAGTAGCTGGCAATTTTGAAGGGGTCATTCTGTTGTGATTTCTATCAAATAGGCTTAGCCAAACCATTTATTGTTGAAGTGCCCCGGAAGCTATGAGAGGAGCTGCCAGTGCCTTTGGGGGCCACTTCCCTTACCTTttgcttcacttcactttatactcGCTTGCTTAAAACCTTCTATTTCAAAATCTGTAAATTTATAAAGTCTGAATCTTTGGCAAACCTGGTCTTAATGGATGCTGTCGCTTAAAAATCATGTGAAgcgggaggtgggcgaggggggAGGCATTTAGAATTCCTTTCTTTGGCAGGCCAGAAGAACCATTATACCTTAAAGACTTTGGGACTGAAAGAGATGGCTCTGTTTTCTCCATGAAGGCAGTTACCTTTGTCAGTTCCCAGGAATCCAGTGTGATTTCAGTGAGGTGCTTCTGAGTGTGACTAGTTAACTACTGAGCATTTTTTGTGTCTTTATTATTGGATTATTGGCCACAGTATATcatctttggagagatgtctgttcagatactttgcccatttttcttttgtctttttattattgagttgtaagagttctttgatATGTTCTACAGACAGGTCCCTTATTGgagatatgatttgcaaatattttctcccattatatagattgtcttttcactttgaaggtgtcctttgaagcacaaaagtttttaattttgatgactcacaattcatctattttttctttttttttgcttgtgctttggtatcatatctaagaATCCATGTCAGCCCATGCCATGAAGATTTACTTGcgtgttttcttccaagaatgtATAGTTCCATAGCTTACGTTTAGGACTCTGACCCATTTTGACTGACTTTCTGTATATAGTGTATGGTGTACAGGTatttcatgtttaactcttttacATATTTAGATCATTTACCACTTtttcaaaaaagtttaaaaatcttcAAGGATCTCTAAACTGTGCAAGTAGATTTCACTGTTGACAAAAGTCTTTCATATTAAAAGCACCTGATAAAGCATTAGGCCAGTGTTTATCATCTTCTTGAGATGTAAGAAAATACAGGATCCTCTACTTACAACATGCTCTTTATTTTAGCCAGTGGTTCTGTCCTCCCACCACCGTGCCCTCAACACATGCTGCCACCAGGACTGCCGACCAGGGCTGGTTCTTCAGTGTTAGTTAGGGATCTGCATTGTCAGTCAGCAGAATggtaaaacaatagaaaaagtaataaataatatgGTTGCCATTGGTTGGGTTGCACTCCACACCATAACCCAGTAGGGGAATGGGACATTCTGGTTAATTAGAAGTTCTGATGTATTACTTTTCACAGTGCCTTTTGTTAgagcatttaatatttttgaaattcaggGAACCCAAACTGTGAGGTCAAAGTATGTAAGGAGAAACTAGTCCTATCACAAGCGAACATCAGAAATGTACCTTGTGAAAAGGATGTAGTGCCAGCAGTAAACCTGTTCCCTTGCTGTGCCATTGCAGGTTTATTTGAAATACAGCAGTGTCCCAGAGGGAAACACTGCAACTTCCTTCACGTGTTCAGAAATCCCAACAATGAGTTTTGGGAAGCGAATCGAGACATCTACCTATCTCCAGATCGGACTGGCTCCTTTGGGAAGAGCTCAGAGAGGAGGGCGAGGCTGGGCCCCCACGACGACTACTACAGCaggccgaggaggaggaggaggaggagccctgGGCTGGCCCACTCCTACAAGAGGAACGGGGAGGCCGACCGGAAGAGGAGGAGTAGTCACGGAGCCAAGAAATCTCACAAACACAGGTCCAGAAGCCGGGGAAGGCACAGTTCCCgaagcagaggaagaaaaagggacCGCAGCCGCGGACGGGGCAGCCGGAGCCATAGCCGCAGGAGCCGCAGCCAGAGCTCCTCCAGGTCCAGGAGCCGTGGCGGGAGGAGGTCAGGGAGCAGAGACTGAACTCTTCAGAGCCCCAAATCCAAATAAACTGACTGTGTTTTTCAGTGATCGTACACCTTATTTATTATGGCGGCTACATACTTGGATGGAGGGCTCTCAGCTCATGTGGCTTAGCAAGTCTGGCAAAACTGTATGTAGACTGGAaccctgttttaaaatatttttattctctgataATCACAGTGTGTTTAGTATAGAGAACCtagaaaacataaaatgtatACAGCCCCAAAATTACTTAAAATCCTGACCCTTAAAGATAACCAGTTAACACTGCAGTGttcctttaaatctttttttctgagtatATGAGTGTGCACACATTTTTTTTACACAAAGATCATGGCTGTAGTTGAAATGTTTTTTTCACACCAAACATTGTCTTATTTCATCAAGCTCTAGTCTGTTTTACTCACTGCATAGTGTGGATCTATGTTTACTAAGTCATCCCTATTGTtggatttttaagttattttaaattttgcactATTAAAGAATCCCATGCTATAAACAGTCCTGTGGTGGATTTTCTTAAATACTTTAACCCATTTCTGATCATTGTCATAGTATAAATTATATCAAGAGAAAGTATTTCCAAATTGCCGTCCATAAAGACTACGAAAAATTTTATGCTGTCAACAATAAATTTTGCTGTTCCTATGCCAAGTtacttttccagtttattttgccAGTTTGGAAAATTTTTTGGTTTACTTATCTCTGTACATATAAGCTAAGCCAAATACTTTCTGTATTTAATGGGCATTCAGTTTGGTTGTTTGCCCCTTATTGTTGGATTTTTTATATGTTAATAGCTGAACagctttttactttaaaattcactttcttaAAGTACTAAAGAGTTAGTTgtttccccaccctctcccccacagTTTTCCATTAGGGCATTCATCTATTTTGTATTGTGTTACAGAGTTTATTGCTAAATATGCCAGATACTAAAGCAATTCTGATAAAAAGTGCTCAGAGAAAACTTGTTGAAAAAAacattagggaattccctggtggtccagtggttaggacccctaGCTCTCACAGCCAAGGGTTCgtttccctggttgggaaactaaaatcaCACAAATTGtacagcacagccaagaaaaaaagaaaaattgatttgtttcaaaatataaatgcctggaaaattattgaaaaatttcTGTAAGTATCTACAGGATTCACTAATACTGAACAGTTCTCACTAAATTCAAAATTTTTCAATCCTTTCCTAAATACAGATGAGATAATAAAATGTGGCATTCAAAGCTGAACATTCATTTTAATAgatcaagaaggaaaaaagatgaaCATCAGCTTGTTCTCAAGGTAATTGACTTTTCCCTCAAGTGACTGGGTCATTACTCTGTTAAATATCTATTAGTCTTTTGTGTATTCCTTTGAACttaaacttgtattttttttaatttataatttgattACTATTTATGATTCAAAAATTGCAACTCTACATTGCCATAGGCCTGTTTTCAGTGAAGAGACACCTGCATTGTTAGAGGCTCTTTAAATCTACACATACGTTTTAAAAATTGcacacatcttttattttta
The genomic region above belongs to Ovis canadensis isolate MfBH-ARS-UI-01 breed Bighorn chromosome X, ARS-UI_OviCan_v2, whole genome shotgun sequence and contains:
- the ZRSR2 gene encoding U2 small nuclear ribonucleoprotein auxiliary factor 35 kDa subunit-related protein 2, with amino-acid sequence MAAPENMLFLEKLSHKKYRAALKKEKRKKRRQELARLRDSGLSQKKEEEEAVADALTEEQEEEERLLERERQKLHEEWLLREQKAQEEFRIKKAKEEAARKRQEEQERKLKEEWEEQQRKEREEEQQKLQEKKEREEAVQKMLEQAENELENGATWQNPEPPMELRVMEKDRANCPFYSKTGACRFGDRCSRKHNFPTSSPTLLIKSMFTTFGMEQCRRDDYDPDASLEYSEEETYQQFLDFYDDVLPEFKNVGKVIQFKVSCNLEPHLRGNVYVQYQSEEECQAALSLFNGRWYAGRQLQCEFCPVTRWKMAICGLFEIQQCPRGKHCNFLHVFRNPNNEFWEANRDIYLSPDRTGSFGKSSERRARLGPHDDYYSRPRRRRRRSPGLAHSYKRNGEADRKRRSSHGAKKSHKHRSRSRGRHSSRSRGRKRDRSRGRGSRSHSRRSRSQSSSRSRSRGGRRSGSRD